Genomic DNA from Choristoneura fumiferana chromosome 16, NRCan_CFum_1, whole genome shotgun sequence:
TCACTAGGCCACAGTGTATCTCAAGGTAATCAATAGGTATACATATGTTCACAATAAGGAAAATATAGAAGTACGAGTAAGACAATGCATACAAAATGatgagttttaatttattttgtataaccGGTTTGGTCATTCTATCTTCCTCCTCAGAAATGACGCACGTTGAATTTGATTATGAGTTCCTAGCAAGGGAGTCGGAGCacctataaaattttataaccaTTTTTTATCAGCCCGTGTTttctattttcatttatttatctacacaGTATTATTTTCTGATGTGCTATCTCAACCTATGTCGTGCTTTTTGTAAgtttaacttctataataagtTCATAGTAcagccttattttttttaatgtaggcaCGTAGCTATAATAGCGTCCGAACTTTCCTATCCATTGCAGATTGCGTAGTGTTTagaagaatatatatttttaaaccaaCAAGAATAGCTCATATATATATTAGTTGATTggaaacataaaacaaaactaaattggttttgtttattataattgcGAGAAACGAAAATGTTTATATACGTCTTAATTTCTTAAATCGTACTGATAAGTAAGCATTTTGTCTCGAAAGTTACGCTTAGGCATAAAGCAGATGTAATGGAAGTGAAAGAGGAAGATATTAATACCAGAGCATACGCAATGCTATATGACACAATAAAAACtggcaaagtgcgagtcggactcgcacaagAAGGGtttcgtaccattatctattatacaacattagcaaaaaaacggcaaaaaataacaagtttgttCAATGGGATTGGGagtcccccttaaatatttattttattctgcttttagtatttgttattatatcggccacagtaatacataatctgtgaaactTTTAGGTGTCTAAATATTACGcgcggctcaagagatagagccctgtgacagacggaacGACAGACATAGAGACAGTGTATtctcagaaatagggttccgtaggttccctttgggtacgaaaccctaattaAGACTAGTTAAATTGTAGTTAAAATATCATCTTAAAACTTatcacaaacgggacttacTTATCAAGCTAAACATATTTCGAcgtcgacgtttcgaccacattacagtggccgtggtcacgagtagactgaagtgtggggtgtcaagtctgcctagcagtgTGAGTCCTTTGAACTACCCGCATTTGATCACAATATAATTAATAACGGCACTCGTATCTTGAACTTGCACTTGGTCATTTTACTTTGTCACCCCATCAaaaagtcccgtttgtggtattttaattatgagtgaaaatcacgtaagtttttaagtaaaatttgacccacttttagtAGTCGGCTtgtctttaaatttggcatacttttgtaaattgcgtgacagttCATTAATCTGGATGagatcctggtagtccggccaggatcgcctCCGaaagacggaactcttcaacggttaatggcatcgacttgaaatttggtatgcaaatgtagtttgggtgacaatgcaagtacaatcaacaaaagtacagtcagcaaaaaaaacttgtattaaaaaagaattttttaccaaaatattatttgaataaaaccATTCTTtttgagtaagacagccggtgaaattactggcacttgaggtattccatcttaggcctctaggttggcaacgcatctgcaatacccctggtgttgcaggtgtttatgggcgatggtgatctcttaccatcaggagacccacttgctcgtttgccatccagtcaaataaaaaataaaaataaataaaataaataaatcaagctgttttttatttcaaaagtcAATAATTAAAACGTTCACTGCGGTTTCGGGTCGAATATATCATATGCACATCTAGCCTGCGGTGCGGCGAAAAAATTACTTGACATACCGCTGGTGCGGGATAAGTTTAAGTAGGTTATAAGCTGAGTATGAGTGAGACAGTTACTGTTTTGGAATTGCCTCTTTCAAAGTAATCAGTCCCTATAAAAAAACGCCATCGGATCCTTTATGCCCTATACCGACTGAAAGGAAAAAATAACGTCTGGTGCGGTATAGGATCTTAGTGACCCGATGCCCAATGACCCGATAACCGCACTAGATTATTGGCTATTTTATCTAGTGCAGTGCTCGTGATAAGAACAAAAGATAGGTTTCTCCGTGTTTAACCGAAAACAAACGCTGTGTCTTGTACAATTAATACAGATTTGGCTACAGGTCATTGCTTAAAAATGGGAACAAAGAAACGAAATTGTTCTGGGTGCTATGACAAATTACGTTAAACTTTGAGCAGCAAAGACACCGCAAATAGAGTGAAAAAAGTCAAAACTTTATGTGAATATTGTAAAAAATCTCTCTGCCGCGAATGATACAATGTACATAgatctgaaattaaaaaataatttttttgctcgatatcgATGTTTTTTGTTACCCTGCAACCCTAAAATTCTATCGACAGTTTTTTCTGTCAGTGCGTATATCGGGCATAAAAGATCCGTCAGTTTTACACATATGTTCTAATAGTATTAAGTGACTGCATCTACTTACGAACTTAACTGTACCAAGAACAACTATATGACTAGGTACCTATTACAATTCAAAATATTACCAACATTTATCATAACTATGCAGATAACCTTTTTAGTCGAGCATGTCAAACAGGTCCTTTCGACCCGCAAACGCTCTAACAAAAAGTCGAATGTCGGATCTTACATACCCTAAGACGCATCGATTTAAAGTCTTCGAAATTGTTTCccgcagtgaacgtgttaaTATTACCAAAAACAAAGAAGAATTTTTTACAATGCTATAACTGAACCTAAAATTTTGTTGTAATCTTGGATTTATAAGCCTCAACTTCTTGAATGGTATCAAACATTGGCAAGTTCTTAGTTTCGGGAGTAAAAATTAAGAGTACAGCCGACATAACCGCAGTAGTAGCAAAAAGTACTGATGGTAGAGGAACAGGCTCTGTTACCtgtaaatagaataaaaatattgtcattaTTGTCATAAACTACGTAAAAATATATTCTGAATAAAACCTACCAATAAAGGAGTGAGCGGTGACAACATGCTACCGATTCTTCCAACTGTATTGCAAAATCCTACAAGAGACCCTCTCACACTTGTAGGAAATAGTTCCAAGCTATAGGTAAACATTCCAGTAAAACATAACGCAGATCCTAATTTGCCAAGTAAAAACAGTATCAATTTTAACCATGATATTGCTGAAACaagaaaaacatatttaagattaaataaaaaaatatcacgggacaattcacaccaattgacctagtcccaaagtaagcttagcaaagcttgtgttatgggtactaagcaacggataaatataattatatagctagatacatacttaaatacatattaaacacccaagacccgagaacaaacattcgtatttttcatacaaatatctgcaccgatTGATTATCATTAGTCCTTTTGAGTGTATTGAGCTAATATATGTAAATGTCCCACTGTAAACTGTATTCCAGatagtaaaaatgtttttttttattcaactttatggaaaatgagcaagtgggtctcctgatggtaagagattaccaccgtccatagacacctgcaacaccagggggattgcagatgcgttgccaacctagaggcctaagatggatacctcaagtgccagcaaTTTCACCAGATGTCTTACTCTACACGCttaaacacaacagtgcaagcactgctgattcacggcaggataagccAACAAGATGGTGGCGGATTGCTACCGGGTGGACCTTCAAGAATAATACTTTACTCGTAAAATCACTTTtacattatactattattttactAGTTGTTGCTGTTATAAGTACGTTATACCTACGTTACGTACATCATCACTGCCAAAAcaagtttaaatatttatggaCCTATCAACACTTCATTTAATTCTGtggaattaattgaaaaaaaaaagcaactTCCACGTAGTACCAATAATTTTCCCTAACattgtttataaattaataatataaaaacgtTTACTTCAGTTCCTTACATGAATAGCTGTGATAAGAAGGTACTTACTGTTTGGAGTAAATGCCTGTGCCATTATGAAAATAGCACACGCAATGAAACCACATTGCAATGATATTCTTCTACCATATTTTGAGAATGTGAAAAATGCTAGTAAATCTCCAGGAAAAGCTGCAAGTGCAGTCAATgcaacatttaaatatttatcccCTGGCAAAAGtacagcttgtaaaaataatccATAATAGACAAAACTTgccgtaaaaaaacaaaacgagGAAACAGCGATGCGGATCATCATCTCTTTTGACTTTATTACGTCCTTCAtagtttctttttctttttgtgaTGCTATATTTAGTTGATATCTTAGAACATCTTCGTTGATATTGTCTATGTCTTCATCAGGAAtttcctgtttgtttattttagcaATTAGTTTAAAGGTATTTTTTGCTTCTGCAGCTTTTCCTCGTAGCAATTGCCACCTTGTACTTTCTCGTAGTACTAAAGCATATACTACAAAAATGATTGCTGGGGTATACACTGCAAGTATCAATGATTTCCAGTATTGAAGACCCATTGCTAGGAAGGCAAATAAAACTTCGCCTACGTACACCGCATATGAAAATAATACTCCAGTTATAACTCTTTTGGTTTCACCTCCAACTTCAATCACtgtaacaaaatatattattatgcgaTTTTTAAGTGAAACTAtgatttaaaacaattatttttgaataacaACATCCAcatctagtattaaatatacattaaaattaagttaagaAACAATTAAGATTTCATTATAGATGACAAGATACTAATCAAGAAATTTTAAGTCAGTGAAAAAATCgataataaaatacgaaataatgtTTAGCACCTACTCCAAACAATAGCAACAGTGTAAAGTCCGGAAGCGACGATTGCTTCTAATAATTCAACACCCAAGTATGCATAGAAGttcctaataaatattttaaatactcCTATGACCCCTCCGACTGAGCAAACAACAATCGTTGGTTTTCTCCCAAACCTATAAAAAAGAACAGATTATTAAAACATataccgagtgtggcctgtaacaagagcaaataaaaacatagatcgtactcgtgaGATTGGAcgatattagttcagcgatttttttaatctttagattttccctttttcatacaaattaatagtagattattgtcgtggcctggaagtaggcaattgctggctgagtatgagtattaaacggacgagcttgcgagtccgtttaactaatacgaagccagcaattgctattccagccgagactaatataaagcttttctcaaaaatgttgaataattctgaaatagaataaactttttctcaaaatatacctattataaaatttaatttttttccaatatttttcttatgctttcccgcctttttcattaaaaataaactgcaggtgtatttttccatcgaaaacaccacaagctatttcagacccaatagaaaaagtccggagttccaacaaaatatctgataccggccattattagacttggctgtatacgacttgtgctaacatttccatggccttttaactttaaaaaaaaaatgtgactgattgcaggcgcgctaattcattattgttgaGCTaacgcgcctgcaatctttttaactttttaatttttcgctgaccataaactatgcacttcaccttctgatatgtcaagaataatgtcaacttttacggtcatttttgagaaaataatgttttcaatgtaggtacgccatcctagagtTCAATTGACGTCGCTTGTCaccctacaaacatcaaacattttgctttacattgcaaCGTTAAGGAATAAACTGTAAAGTTtaatagaaataaagaaaaactacttaatttaaaaagtcactgaactaatgtcgttcattTTGAGGAGTACGATCttagttttaattgtttgctccTGTTACGGGCTACACCCGGTATGttgtatattttaaattcaagtagatgtaaaaaaaaatagataactaCTTGTCAGCGATCCATCCCATAATAAACATTGATAAAAGCATTCCGACATTGTGTATGGTACCGACAAGAGAAGCCTTCCATGTCTGGCAACCAATGTTAAGCTGCaattcaaatacaaatattagcAGTTTGTTACTTCTTGAACTTTGTTAGGTAACTAACTCACTCTCCAAGCAGCAGATAATATCCGATTCGTTGAAatcgtaaaattaaataatgttatactatttaagtatgtttagcATGACGTAAGTTATTTGTTTTATCGTTAACTGAGCAAAAAAATCTAGGTACTAATACGTAAATCTCCTTTTGGATGCCATTGCAGTCAGGTAAATAGTCAATGTGCTAATTAACTCGACCATGCATGCCACAggattttttgataatttttacgAGTGTGCATCACCTACCACTGTAATAACCGAGTTGCTGTCTTCATAAATCCATTCATTGCACTCTTCAAATCTATTTACATCTTGGTTTGAGCAAGTTGCATTCGCTTCTGTTAGATTGAATATTGGTCGATAGCACTTTGTATCATCCGATTGTGGCCACCATGTTGGTATTGAAGCTGTAGCATTTTCATTATCACATTCTGGTACTCGACACCTGTACAATTATTGACAGTACCTAATTACATTCTATATGGGTAAGGTCGTAAAAATTTGTACTATTTGAACATTTTGAAGTGAGCCCACGTTTTCAAAAtgaatacataaaaaattaactGCACTTTTTTAACCTAAAATAGTCAAATGAGCACTAAGCTTTACAATATTAAAGTGCGTTATTGTGTTTCAGTGTGTTATGTCTTCCAGTGtgttattttacaattatttgCGACCTTAcccatatttattgttatttttatacaaagtattattataaataatttattcaatcaggcgttactttgcagatgtccatatcaatgatctcaaacaattacttcgctcacccgtaaacttatgatagctacgtttatgcaagaaatgtgtgttcaagcagttcctccacctcctccacactgtaagaactcacacaaataacaaaaaccCATCTATTATCAccacactgatgcgtttcggaCTCAACCAGAGATCgccttcagagcaacacaaccgttcaccatgctaccagatgttagaatGTGTGTGTTTTCTGGGATTTAAGAATATTTTGAAGATGAAAAAAGTTCACTCAGGTTTAAATTAAACAGTTTCAACTACTTTCTTGATAGCTGCCTGCTCATGGAGGTAGTCAAACTCGCGACCTAGCACTAAATTTAAGACATCAAATAGCTATTGCCTAAGCTGTCacttcgtctgcaaagaattcgtttatcgcgtgCTCGTGGTAACTCTTGTCAATTTTTCACAATTGGTTTGTGAGTACTTTAAGTGCGATAGcgtaacagacaaacaaacaatcatattaattttggcatttataatattagtaataatttttcaaCAACTGTTTTGCTTCCGAGATCCGAAGAGCATATAGGTATGGTGAATTTATTATAAtcgaattcaaattaaaatcagtTTACCAATTATctacctacaattttatttaaattcaaagtGAGTGAATGTTTCTGCTTTAAGAAagctgtgccctgcagtgggacgtgtaaATCTCAATCGCACACATCCTTACCTGATATTAACATTTTCAGCAACAAACACATAATTCACATTCATCATTGAAACTACCATTAGCggcaaacaaattaaaaaatattggataGTTTGAAATTTTCCGAATGAAGACAATTGGGCAAAAACTTCACTATGTTTGTTGTGTATATCCATAGCAGCCATGTTATCACGTTTTCTCTAACACTtataagttaaattttttgagCATGTCACTAAGACAGACGTGTATTTCATGTATACGAGTACATTGCTCTttttatatactcagcggcaaaaaatttggcccacccttcatacaaaattaccgattcttcatacatttgagggccaaatttttgccgctcagtatattggaaggaagcttgtattttttttaattaattattattaagtagatTAAATATCTACACTTTATTTTAACAGATACTAAACTCTTTCAATGCCAGCACTATACTGATAGCAGCAATAATATTCAAAGCAACGACGTTGGCTTTCCAATTGTCATCAATTAATTACACATTACACTTCCATATCCAAATACACTTCAAACGTGCAGCTGTAGATACAAGAAATGACGCCCTGATCTCAGCTATTTATAGAGTACCTAGTGTTTTTTTCACAATGGTTCTCGTTTTATTGTTATGAAATATAAATTTCTTACTTTCGAATTTTGGTCCAGATTTTtgatacaatatattttttaatttgcatgctcgtaaacttcgtacTTATGCGGGATCAAGGCGATATAAAAtggttttttcacttctcatgctctaaaagtaggtttatatagccttacgaggtgggtgtaaagtgagtacttgtgtccctagggagtaaaattaattatttttttaatttacttcgactgacttagataaactcaaacagccagtacttgcttagtttttggcataaaataagattgtgtgtggaccattttcatgacgaaaatgttacgttcttagtctacttGGTCTTAGTACTATgatttttccgcatagaaggtggcgccattctatttcgttatatctgtgtctggttggaaaacaTACTTACTGCGAAAactgaaattgttgtagagcgtaaatcataaacgattaaaaaaaattgataattctcacaatgtcgtgtggtagtgaaaattatgatgtcaagcaaagagcaaaaaatataaattgataGTCTTatgccgccgaaatctagaaagattttttttaacttatgatagttttatggactggtggaataagaaacgcattaattctttcacagaaatgacaatgactattttttctcgcaatcaaagtgaaaaatagagttttcacctcgagactacaagtcaatataaaccctcggacaaatagacaccctcgcttaAGCTCGGGTGGCTAGCCACCTCGGGtataaattggcttattttagtcccgcGATAAAAGATATAACTACTATTTTTGCTCTAGTGCATAATGTTAAGTTTTGTCTAAGTTTAAGGCAATCAAACGCTAACAGCCAACTAAATACAGATAAATCGGACAGCCAaataaatccgttcagcggtttaatcAAGAAGAAGtacaagacagacagacagagttcctgtcgcatttttaatattagtaaaggtaaaaaacttaagaagacctGTACGTAgttagtgcacagaattgatatgggactcgtcatttttcgaataatggaacgtcgacttatctatacggaTACGTTACTAATACATaaaacaggtcatcttcttaaggtTTTTACCTATACGCGTGTAAGTTTGAGTAACAGAACTACTATTTGCAATCACAAGCGTACACATACATAACTCGTTTAGTATGTTAATTTACGTCGCTTTTAAGGAATTTGGCCTTGGTGTTTTATAAGTCAGATAAtaccaaaaattataatttcagtAGAAGACAATATAGCTCGCTtgtctaatacctttaaacgagcaattattaaatgatattaaaacggataactcacgtcttaaaccgagttgagctcgacatgtttcgggctatttcgtagcctttcttctcaggagcacgcgactcggtggctgccgcaacacgcacactacacgccaccgctctgctcgcgtgactgcccgacgaaactaacaccggcgcacaactacccgcatttttatcgtcatttttattgtcactgtctaatgtagggtagcactcaacactaacaacatcgctccgtaaaggcacgttcacaccaacagatgacgcagcacgagtattcaATACTGTTTTTCAACTTGGGTgtaccgaccaaccgcaatcccggttaaaattcggatgacgactaatctcaatggcttcacgcactttccgcggaatgaaaaacttttctctcgcaTGTAgacaccttatcaaatctgatgtaatgcgtcaaatccgagtccattgactgctcggccacagcagagcccctgtcgtcctgtttcctcaaaCTACGTATTACAGTAGTCTAGTATACCAGTCTCACCGATATCGAAAGCCGAAGAAAAGggagcccctgagtggtccCGGGTATACATGATTCCGTGTTcgtgtggcaagagctatatcgGTGAGACTGAGCGTAACGTTTCTActagggtatcggagcacatacgtagTATGAAGAAACAGGACGACAGGggctctgctgtggccgagcattcaatggactcggatttgacgcattacatcagatttgataaggtaatACTAGagtaatatgagtgagtctcacggtataTTCGAGTCTTGTATAGAATCTCAAAAagggctccaacgatttcgatgaaatttggtatgtgggggttttcgggatgAAAAATAGATCTAGcatggtcttatctctgggaaatcgCTTATTGTTTTATTCGTGCTTAAATGTTTTAGAGTAGGTATTAGATATTTAGTAAGGTATCCCTTCGTACCtctacaaattaataaaattatgattaggTATCGTTACCTTTCTCAGTCAGTCTTTAAACTTAGAAGAAGTCATTACTCTTATAAACTTAACTAAGCTaactaaactttaatttatgagtTAGTTTTAAACTTACAgtttatagtagattgtacgacaagagcataataaaatgagccatttaacccgagacgttcaaatagccacccgagcccgtacggtgagggtggatggacacgtcgaggggaaaatgtgTTTATTGCTCTAGTTTTACagtctgcttttcacttcgatggcgaggaaattatatagcaacagtggaaacaattgttcacttgctatgtaccttttattgttcacgcaatactattataattatatttttttagttttattgaactattttgagtagttttatataaattaaaaattataaaaataatatgtagaaacttctgtttgtggctgtttcacctaattgccttggtcttagatgaagattttactttatgcactagagcataaaaagtcattttatgtcgcctaggtccagcataaacacgaactttaaaAAATGAATCATTAATATTCTGGACATCCCTACACTTAATGCTGTTGGTGCGTAATGCTGTCATGTGGAAATAATTTTGGTTGCCGCTTCTTTTTCCACCAATGCCAGCACTTTCTTTTATCTGTCATGTTTGATCTTCGTACTCATGATTGGTTGAAATACGTATGCGCGCACTAACATGCAACGAAACATAACGTGAAGaactgtcatgtcatgtcaaaGTCAATAATTTTCCGTCAGCGCGCGTCAGGCAGGAATGGCGCCCTAAATGTAGATGACATAAAAATTCCTAGATTTGTGAGAATTTGGATAAAATGCATATAAAGCAGGTGAAAATAAGTCATAATATACAGCCTACCTCATAATTAACATAAGCTCAGCCACGATTCGCCGTGCACAAAGCTTCTTTATGATGGTTTGACGTGCTGTGTTTTTGTTTACAGGTGATAATTCAGGGTTTTAAGAGTTACCGCGAGCAAATTGTTGTAGAACCTTTCGACAAGCGTCACAATGTAGTAGTAGGACGTAACGGCTCGGGTAAAAGTAACTTTTTCACGGTAAGTAAAGCAAGAACTTCATATCCACCTGCAAGTCTGCATGACCCTTGTGTATTTTCGACTAATCTGATCCAATATTGCTGATATAATAACTTCTTTTATTAGTATTATACATGGATAAATTCTAATTAACCATATAGTGACTAAGCATAAGCATTCCATGATAATACCCTGTTGAATATAAGATTTGTCAGTATAGTCACCAGtagcaatatctgacacaacaagcgtgcataaatatctgatacgactatttctagggccggaaggacgtgtcaaatatttttagcgctccgctgtggcagatattaatgctggtgactgtaccagtgtAAATAAATCTTGCTGAGCTTTCTCATACCCCCTATTGAAAGATGCCTAtgatcccaccaaaaacataacGGTGAAATGAGAACCAGGTTCAATTGTAAGAATAGTTATGCATCCTTGTTGACTGTGCTGAAAAAATAATTGAGATCTCTATAGGCATCAAGATATTTTGCTTGAGATGTAAGATGCAAGTTCAAGACTTCACGGTAACGGTACCTAGGCTAGTTTTACCATTATCCTCCTAACACCCAGTCCTTTATAAAATActcattgtaatttgaacatcaaactctatcataaacaTACATCAGGGTTTTAGGTGCGGGAATGATTTGAGAAAGAGTAGATATACAGAGAGGTTAGTCCGAAAAAATCATATTATGCCTAATGAATAACTACCTCTCTGCGAATTGTAAAAATTACCTGCAGTAATAGTAGTTGACGCGATTTTCATATTAAAgtacatattaatatttttttgtatatttggaACAGTTAAGCTACGGCTTCTTGCTGTTAATATCCATTTCAATGAACTGAACGATCTTTCTACATTGGTAGTTGTAATAGGCGCGAGTAGGGACTTAACTGAGGAGGTTCATATATTAATGAGTGgtctttttaatttgtataatattgttttcatgtatttttgttcaattaattattcattaggcAGAAGCGCTACagtacattctgttttttatgttaatacctactct
This window encodes:
- the LOC141436138 gene encoding organic cation transporter protein-like, whose protein sequence is MAAMDIHNKHSEVFAQLSSFGKFQTIQYFLICLPLMVVSMMNVNYVFVAENVNIRCRVPECDNENATASIPTWWPQSDDTKCYRPIFNLTEANATCSNQDVNRFEECNEWIYEDSNSVITVLNIGCQTWKASLVGTIHNVGMLLSMFIMGWIADKFGRKPTIVVCSVGGVIGVFKIFIRNFYAYLGVELLEAIVASGLYTVAIVWMIEVGGETKRVITGVLFSYAVYVGEVLFAFLAMGLQYWKSLILAVYTPAIIFVVYALVLRESTRWQLLRGKAAEAKNTFKLIAKINKQEIPDEDIDNINEDVLRYQLNIASQKEKETMKDVIKSKEMMIRIAVSSFCFFTASFVYYGLFLQAVLLPGDKYLNVALTALAAFPGDLLAFFTFSKYGRRISLQCGFIACAIFIMAQAFTPNTISWLKLILFLLGKLGSALCFTGMFTYSLELFPTSVRGSLVGFCNTVGRIGSMLSPLTPLLVTEPVPLPSVLFATTAVMSAVLLIFTPETKNLPMFDTIQEVEAYKSKITTKF